A segment of the Streptomyces sp. L2 genome:
TTGATCTCGATCCAGGCGTGGAGGTGTCGGGTGCCGGTCTGGTCGGGGACGGAGTCGGCGCCGATGGCGAGTTGGGCGGGCCAGCCGGCGGCGCGGAGGGCGGCGGCGCGGGCGGCGAGATCACCTGGGAGGAAACGGGTCCGGGCACGGGGGGCCGGGGCGGCGAGGCCGTGTACGCCGTCCACGGTATGGGCGGCCGGGGCGGGACCGGCGGCTACGGCGGCTACGGCGGCCGAGGCGGCAAGGGCAAGGCGGACTACTCCGCCGGAGGCGGAGAGGCCGGAGGCGCGGGCCAGCAGGCAGCCAACGGTGCCGCCGGCGACGACGGCTGCGTGATCGTCACCTCAGAAGCGGACTGACCACACCGTGCATCCGGCGCGGCCCTTCGTACGAGCCAAGGCCTACGAAGGGCCGCGAGCCGTCGGCGGGGGACTTCCTCGTCTCGGGTCGTCAGGCTGTCGAAGTCATCAGGGGCGCCAGGCTGACGGTCTCGGCGGGGGAGGCGGTTCGGTGCCCGTCGAGGCGGAT
Coding sequences within it:
- a CDS encoding lasso peptide biosynthesis protein, with the translated sequence MDGVHGLAAPAPRARTRFLPGDLAARAAALRAAGWPAQLAIGADSVPDQTGTRHLHAWIEINNTPIGTSLPTDTYLTPLTHF